In Manis javanica isolate MJ-LG chromosome X, MJ_LKY, whole genome shotgun sequence, the DNA window ACGGTTGGGATCACGCAGTATGGAGCCTTCCCAGGTGGGCTCTTTCGCTTAGGCGCACGCATTCAAGGTTCCTCCATGCCTCTTCCTGGCTTGGTAGCTCATTCCTGTATCGCAATGAACCGTTTCCCACGGTCTACACGCTCCCACAGTTCATGCATTCACCTGCTGCAGGACATCTTGCTTGCATCTACGTTTTGGCAGCTGTGAGTCAATCTGCTCTCAACATCCATGTGTAGGATTTTGTGTGGATGTaggttttcagctcctttgggtgaATACAACGTGGGCTGCAACGTACAGTAAGAGTGCACCTACTTTGGACAAATCCGTCTTCCCAGTGGCTCAACCATTGtgccttcccaccagcaatgcagcCACGTTCCTGCTGCACACCAGCATTTGGTGTCTCTCtaccagattttggccattcccGTAGGTGAGCAGTAATTGTGTGTACacgtgtgcttgtgtgtgtatgtgcgtgcctcatatgtgtgtgtgtgtgagtgagacaTCACAACCCTACATGTCAGGCATGCGCATGACTAGGAGTCAAGCTGGGGGACGGCCGAGCCAGCCTGGGCACTTTGTAGAGCCTTCCCCGAGCACTGGGAGGCAGCTTCCAGCACATGACACGTGCACAGTCATGTCGCCAGGGGCACAAGTCCTCCCCGGGCTGCTTTCTGGGAGGAAACGCAGAAACGGAATTAGAAAACTTACAGGTACAAGGAGTTTTAGGAGTGGAAGGAGTAAGTCAAGGTGTTTTTCGCCTAGAAAGAGGTGGTGTGACCGCAGACCGGCCGAGGCCAAGCTGTGCCGGGGAGAACTTGGACTGTGGCTCCAGGGCTCCCAGAACCATGCACCTGGAAGCCCGGGGGCAGGGACGGTACAGGAGGTTTCCCTTCGCATTCACTGGGTCCAGGTCCCCTGGGAAGAACCTGCCTCAGGGAGCTTTGGGGCGTGACTTTTGGAGAAagaccagggagggaggggggctaGGGCGGTCTTGAGGCCTCCCTATGGGTCAGCTGCCACACCCAGTATATTCTCTGTGCCCCGGTCCCTGACCCTGACTGTTACCCAGGTCGGCTCTAGAACAGGTTTGCAAAGCTCTGAGCCCTGAGAGGAGCCGGCCTGGGAAAGGGATCGTCAGCATGGTGGCTTCCGGGGGCACCCTcggccctccctcctggcctcccgTTGACTCCCGGTCGGACTGTGCCCCCGCCCTCGGCCCACCTGGGTTCCCTCCCCAGACCAAGGCCTTCACTCTCACAATTGATAATGGCAGGCGGAGGCATCAGTGTGGCATATGGGAGTCGGAGGGCCCAGCCTGAGGATGCTCCTGGGGCCTCCGTGGGTGACACCATGGCCCCCCTCCCGAATTCTTGGGCTTGGGCCTCAGGCCTCCCCCGCAGTTCTACCTGGATTTGTTGTGGGTTCACCTGAATCCGGCCTCCGACACCGAGGCCCAAGGCCCTCCCCGCTCAGTGGCCTCCCAGGCAGAAGTCTGATGAAGTCTCATGGGGATGCCAGATCTGAGCATCCCCCTGGGGGCTGCCACGAGGAGCGCACAAGGATTCCGGGCAGGGAGGGGGGGGGGTCCTCGCTactccctctgggcctctttgaAACCCCTCCTTCTCCCACCTTCCGAGGCTCACgaggcccagggctctgcctccccaggtgCCTGGTAGAGGtggtgtggtggggtggggagaggtggggtggtggggataTATGTGGGGTGGGATGTTGGTGTGTAAGGGGAGGTCTGGTGGGGGTTGTcgggaggtgggtgggtgggcagtgTGGGTTGGAGGGAGCTgcggggtgtggggagggggaacGGGAGCTGAGGGTTTGGAAGTGGATGGTTGGGGTCATTGGGGACCAGTGTGTGGGTGTGGTGGTCGGGGGTTGGGTGGAAGGGGCTGTGGGAGGTGTAGTAGTCAGGTGGTGTGAGGGTAGAGTGACGAGAGGTGAGGCAGGGGGAGGGTGCCGGAAGGTAGGCGGTGGGAAGTTGAGGGTgcgtgaggtggggtggggtggggtgggtgggtgcccTGCCTGTCGACTGTATTCAGAGGACCATCCCGGATACTCAGGGCTGCTGGCACGTCGGAGCCGGCTTCCCTGACCACCAGCGTCCTGGCGCTCGTGGCCCCCCGGCCAGTCATCACCGAGGGGGGTCCTCCTCAGCCCTGGCAGAGCATCCCTACAGCCGCAGGTCAGGGGCGACCTGGAAAGCTGCAGTGCCCCTGGCCATGGGGAGGGTCCGGGAGGAATCACCCCTTGCCTTGGGGTGGGTGTCTTCACAGCCAGCCAGACTTCAGGCACTTTGCATGTGAAGGACTTAATGTTTCCTGAAGAGGTTGAGCAGGTGCAGGGCATTTGCGCAGGTCCTCGGGTCTCAGGCTTATCGCAAGTCGCCCTGTGGAGTGCTGCGATTTTCCCTGTTTCACCCTCCCTCGCTGTAAATGCCAGCCTTACATGTCTCCCAGGTTCTTGAACACAGCAAGCACATTCAGTTACCTGCTTGTGTTTTAGTTCTGTGAAGTGACAGATTAGAAGGAATGAGGAGCAAGAATTAACCAAGCGTACTTTTATTTCTCCGTTTTATTGCTAATTTCCATCACTTTTGGGAGGGAGTGGCGAGGCCGATGCCATGTGACCTAGCTCCGGTCACAAACGCAGATGGAAGGTGTCCCCATGTGTCTACAAAACAGCAATGCACTGAACTGGTAAGCTACAAACATACATGGGATAGATGTCATTCATAAACAGATGCTGATGCTAAGCCCCCTTCTCATTGCTTCTAGCCTCCTCGGATGGGGATTGGGAAGAGCCTGCAGCCCTACTAAGGAGCCTGAGCAAAAACTGCTGGACCTGCACTTTGCTGGCCTCTGCATgggccctggggccccagagcagCTCACAGCGAGCGGGATCCCTGTCGGGCACCTGCCGGTACTCCAGGTACTGCTCCTGCACCCAGACCCCGGTGATGAGCTACCTGGGGTCCCCGAAGATGACGTGCTCCCTCCCGGGGTACACCCCCCGGCACTAAGCATTTTCCACACTTCCTTCTCAGGGACCCGGCCTCCCCACAGGAAAATCATACCCAGGAGCAGTGCCAGGAGGCTGGTCTTGGGGAGGCGCTGCTCTTGGGTCACCCCATCCCAGGTGAGGCCCATGGTGGGGACCAGGACATAGGAGTGGCTGTTGGGATCTACTTCCTTTACGTCAATGCCGAAGGTCAGCTGCAAATCCTTGGAGGCTTCGCTGAAGATGTCAGGGAAGGGGTCCTGGTGATCCTGGGCGACCAGCTCCAGCATCTCTGCCTTCGTGGTCGGCTCCTTGGCACGGTACTTGTGGAGCAGGAAGGTCACCAGTTGCGTCTCCTTTCAGCTTCCATGAACACCGGCGTCCAGTGGCTCCAGGAATTGGCAGCTGAAGTCCTGAGGCACCTGTCCTGAGGTCGCACAGCCACAGAAGACCAGGCTGAGCCAGGAGACAAGGTGGGACACCCGACCTGGATGTGTCCCCAGGGCTCTCGCATACGGGGCGGATCCCCTCAGCCTCCAGTCCCAGATCCTCGGGCTCGGCTGGCACACCACCAGGGCCCCATCATTTCATCCTTTGGGTTCTGCATGGAcagactgcccacccagcagGGGAGACCCCTAGGAGGCAGGAGCCCACCCACAAAGTAGAGCCCCAGGGTTCCCGGTGCCCACTTACCACCATCACCCTGCAGGCCACCATTCCCCTGAGCAGTGTCAGCATGCCTCTGGGCACCAGGAGTGTGCAGTGCCCATTGGAGGAGGCCCAGCAGGAGCTGAGAAAAACCCAGGGCCTGGAGGGGACACAGCTCTCACCCCAGGCCATGCCAGTCCCACTGGAGAGTGTTCATGGAAGCTGCTCCGATGTGCCGGCAGCCCTGAGGGTCCGGGATGGTCCTCCGGATATAGAGTCGTCATGCTGGGCACTGAGGCAACCCACCCCACCTCACTACTAACCCTCTGCACCGTCCCTTCCGCCCCACCTCCCACCAGCAAGCTCTGCTACCAGACCCCAAATACACCTAGCCATTGAACTTCCCACCCAGTGGCCCCAGTGACACTGGTGAGGGAGATGTGGTCCTGTATATACTCCAGGTACAAACTAAGCATTTTACTCAGTAACTTTATCTGTTCCTTGACTTAATAGCTAATCTCTAATATTCATTAGAACCCCATTATAACAATTTCTCACTACATGGTTTCCAATTCACAGTGTGTCAAAGTGTGTTACAGAGACATACATACAGAGTAAAAACCTGATAATAACACATAGAGTTCACAGGGCAGGTGTGAGTTCTGTACACGTTCTGACTGGGGATGAATCTGCTTAAGCCCTTGTGTGTTGATGACTTTCCTAAGGCCTTTCCTGATTTTATTACTGTATAGCCAAAACTTTTTTCATTTGTGGCTCATTTTTTGTCAGGCATGTGCTGGTCATACTTGCTGGATGGACTGTGTAAATCAGGGGTCTGCATCCTGTGGCTCATAAGGTGATTTTGAGTGGCATGGCCAAAGTGAGCCCTAGGCACAGGCGAGAAGTAGGCGAAGTTTTCTCTTTGCCTTCCAGCTCTTCTGTCagtgcttctttctttcttctctcccagtACCTTCCACTGAACGCTGTCCCCACCTGTCAGTGCCTAAGTCTTTCTTGCTCAACTGTGTATCTACTATGTAACTTGCTAATGATGGTATAAGGTGTAATCCATCTCacaaatatttgcatttcaaaaaggACCTCTTTAAGATGGAAAAGCCTTCAAGATCCACAGGAATGAAGCTATAATGGTGAAGCTATAATTGGTCATTAGCTCcaacagaggaagagagagaggtagTAGAGTTGATACTCTGGAGTGGGGGAGAGTCACATCTACTCCTAAGGCCAACCTTGAACCTAACCCCTAACCCTCTCCCAACAGTCTGTTCTTTCTGCTGTTGAAGTCCCGCCTCACCATGGAGCTCTTTTCCCCACGCCCACCCCTCTGTCAATGACTCACCCCTCAGGCACAATGAATTGATTATAAAAATTCCTTTATTAACGATAAGTTATTCCAGTGGGAGTGGGAGGGAAGGTTGTAAACCAAGCATCAGGCAAGCATTTCCCCCTTCAGTGAGGTCCAGTCCCTGATCCCACAAGAGACCTTTCCTGAGACAGTTGCCATGGTGGCCTTGTTTGCCACTCTCTCAGAAATGACCAAAATGTGTGCATTCTCCTCTGTCCCTGGGCCAAACCTTGTTAAAAGGAACTCTCTTTATAGAGGTTTTGTTTATCAAGGTATTGCATTTGACTGTTGTAGACAACCCTTCCTCCAGAGAGTACAGATACTTAAAGGAGCACAGCTGTTTAATGATGTGGCTAAAACTCAGGTTTGAAATTAAATGGCTAAAAAAAatgcctttgtttttttaaatgaaaaccaaaaatgcTTAAAATCAGAATTACCTCAGGTATTCTAAAACCCTTCATTTTGATTTGAGATCATTTGTTTTACAAAATGGAAGGTGATAATGCTCTTTGGTAGACTTATAAATTGGGAAGAATATTGGATTGCCCCCATAACATCTCTGGAAGCTtctgttaacttttttttaagtcgGACAACGGTATATAACTTTTAACTCTCGATAGGAACTAATTCTGAAGCATCAAATGCTTCTGAAACAGAATCTGACCACAGAGATGAACTCAGTGATTGGTCATTAGCTCCaacagaggaagagagggagaactTCCTGCGCAGAGGAGACGGCCGAAGGCGTGGCgggggaggaagaggacagggaggaaggggacGTGGAGGTGGCTTCAAAGGTACAGGAGTTTGCATTTGTTATGACATAAAGGGGAATTTAGCAATTGCCTGAAGTGCTTTGAAAAGTCTTAGTGATTCAATGACGTGTTACTAAGACCCCATTTCTCCTGTTTTGTACTAATCACTGTAGGAAAGGCTAAGCCTTTGTTTCATGCAATAATTAACAGAATATTAGACAGCTTTCCTTACAGTTTGTGTAGAATATGTGAATAAACACTGATAACTAATTCAGCTTCTTTGGGGATTCTAAACATAATATCTGATCATTAGCTCAGGTTGACCTGTTAACACAGTTGGTGCAGAATTGAATGCCTCCTAAGTACTTTGTTTCTTGGTAGCATACTAGGTTATTACCCATTATGTAAAATTGCTAGGTTCTTGATGTTTTAGATTCTGTGGCTGGTCTAAAAATTGAGGGTGTGGAAATAAAGAACTTCTAAAGCATGTCAAAATCTGTAACTGtcaaaccttttaaaaatgccCCCATAGGAAATGACGATCACTCCCGAACAGATAATCGTCCACGTAATCCAAGAGAGGCTAAAGGAAGAACAGCGGATGGATCCCTCCAGGTAAACTGTGTGTCTTTTCATCTCAATTGTTTGAATTATAGTGGTTTGAgatttatgagtttattttactttttttttaaacgtGTTCAAAGGTTGTGAATTTAATATATATGGAGTATTTTCCTCTCAACATTACAATTGTGAGTAATTCTTAGTCCTCTGCGACAAGTATACAAAGATTTCTCCAGAGATATGCAGACCAAGTATTTGTGAAGACTCTGACAGCCACGTTATAACTTCAGTATCCCACTGGTGGTCTTCCTACTTACCCAAGGAAAGAACAACCTGGGATATACGGAGAGACCTGAGTAAGCCCTGTGGGTCCCTCTTCCCCTGAGTTGCAGGTATAGGGTGTCCTCTTtgaatggaaaggaaaagaaggcatCCCTCTCATAGGTAATAGTTGTGATAGACCAGGCTGATGATGCTTGACTAGCACGTGATTAATCAGGCAGCTGCTTGTTTATAGCCAGCCTCTATTCTGAGAATCCTGTCTCAGTTGGTCATCACCTGTCTGGAAccatttgttttgtaattttaaaatgagtCATGAACATGTCCAGACACCTTTGCtcagtgttttgtgtgtgttttatctCGTTTAATCTTACAGCAGCCCCCTGAGGTAAGTAGTTTTGCTATTCAGTTTTTTGGGTGAGTAAACTGAAACTTAGAAAGGTTCAGCCCTTTGCCCCATAGTCACATAGTTAGCATACAGTGGAGTGTATTCAAACCCTGGTGTCTGGTCTCCAGAATTCATGTTGTTTTCTCCTTCTTCAACTCTTAACTCTTCATATAAGTAGTTAAGGTTCCTTCTTGACTATGGGTCGGTTTGGTATCAGCACCCAAGATTAATGAGAGATACTTTTTAAGAGAAGAATCTTCATGACAGAATATTCCTTAGAATTCATGGCAGTTGTGAGTATGTGTTAACTATTGGTGAGTTCTTAAGAACCAGCATAGAAAAGACCTTAGACCTAGATAGATTGCTGGACATGTGCTTTATGAAGATATAAGGCATGTAGGTACCAATTTTGAAACTCCTCACTTAGGCTAACATGTTTGATGAATGTGGCAATCTGAGCACATGGGTTAAAAGGacacatatttataattatatttgtaattaaaataatgCTGAACTAAAAGATTGTGTTTTCTGTGTAACTATGAGAAATAGGTCTAAATCGAAGCACTGAACCCTTGAcaaccaaacatttaaaacatacacCCGGACCCAACATTTAAATACACTGAAAATACAGTGAACCATTTGGGGATATATGTGGCATTTGCCCTTAAAGCAGATCAATATTTGTGGTGGTTTTAAAGTCCACTGGTCATCATTATCTTCCTTTTGCACAGCATATAGAATTCTGTTAGCAGTGTTTTAAGTGTTCAGTGTTGGCACTTAGAATATTGTATAGACATtagaatgttattttttaaattacattcatCCTTATGCCCTTCCTGGGATTCCAGTCCTTCCACACATTAGCATCCTCAGATTTCCCTGTACCATTCGTATCCTTCAGACAGAATTCATGTTGTACGATCATCTGACTTGCCTTACCGAAATGCGGGCTACTAGAAACCAATGCTCATATTTTTCTGCTAGACAATGGGAACCCTCAGTATAGAGAAACTTAAACATACCCAGGATAGATACAAAGGTGTAAACTAAAAGCTGGTTAATAAGTGAGTTCTTAATCCTGGTAAAGTCAGAAATTGAAAGGCATTAatttgtgtccctccttctgggtTTCAGTCTCTGAAGAATTACCCTTTCTTTTGAACGCTAATGTAGGCATGTATGTCTTGTAATCAATAATAACAACtcattttaactatttgtttTTCACTGTTTTATTCTGCTTAGAAGAAGACACGGTAGGATTGTGAGTTTTTATCTAACTTTAGATGCAGTGAGATGACCAGGGTGTTCCAGTTAAAgaagagtattttaaaataataaaccaaaTAAAGATCCTACCTGACCTTAATTTCTTGCACTTGCTCTATTTTCACCCCCATTTCCCATTTTGACATGTAATTTACACTTCAGACTTA includes these proteins:
- the LOC140847376 gene encoding LOW QUALITY PROTEIN: melanoma-associated antigen 8-like (The sequence of the model RefSeq protein was modified relative to this genomic sequence to represent the inferred CDS: inserted 1 base in 1 codon; substituted 1 base at 1 genomic stop codon), which codes for MREPWGHIQETQLVTFLLHKYRAKEPTTKAEMLELVAQDHQDPFPDIFSEASKDLQLTFGIDVKEVDPNSHSYVLVPTMGLTWDGVTQEQRLPKTSLLALLLGMIFLWGGRVPEKEVWKMLSAXGVYPGREHVIFGDPRXLITGVWVQEQYLEYRQVPDRDPARCELLWGPRAHAEASKVQVQQFLLRLLSRAAGSSQSPSEEARSNEKGA